In the Carassius gibelio isolate Cgi1373 ecotype wild population from Czech Republic chromosome A2, carGib1.2-hapl.c, whole genome shotgun sequence genome, one interval contains:
- the LOC127938530 gene encoding leucine-rich repeat and immunoglobulin-like domain-containing nogo receptor-interacting protein 3, producing the protein MASLWGLGWPGWLGLALALTAVPCTGCPPRCDCAAQLRSVSCQRKRLSGVPEGIPTETRLLDLSRNRLRWVAPGDLAPYPRLEELDLSENLINTLEPNAFASLQALRTLRLRGNQLKLVPMGAFARLANLTTLDLSENKIVILLDYTFQDLRSLKNLEVGDNDLVYISHKAFSGLIGLEDLTIERCNLTSVSGQTLSYLRNLVTLRLRHLSISALEDQNFRKLSALRGLEIDSWPYLEYISPLSFQGLNLSWLFITNTNISSVPSASFRNLAYLTALNLSYNPISTLESWAFRDLIRLKELHMVSTNLLTVEPHALGGLRQIRVLNLSNNDLVTLEESSFHSVNSLETLRVDGNPLSCDCRLLWILQRRRTLNFDGKMPVCAGPPEVQGYLLSMFTDSALFDYFTCQKPKIRNRKLQQVTAHEGQPVSFLCRAEGEPTPAIIWISPQRRRITSKSNGRITVLPGGTLEIRYAQVTDSGTYICIASNAGGNDTYFATLTVKGQLVDPGLFANRSLYAVDFNDTGLNSTRVFLKFTLDLTTILVSTAMGCITFLGVVLFCFLLLFVWSRGRGQRKNNFTVEYSFRKTEGPVTTSASGATRKFNMKMI; encoded by the exons ATGGCTTCATTATGGGGCCTGGGCTGGCCGGGGTGGCTGGGACTGGCTCTGGCCTTGACGGCCGTCCCGTGCACAGGCTGCCCTCCTCGCTGTGACTGTGCGGCGCAGCTTCGCTCCGTATCCTGCCAGCGAAAGCGCCTGTCTGGTGTACCGGAGGGCATCCCGACAGAGACCAGACTGCTGGATCTGAGCCGGAACCGCTTGCGCTGGGTGGCTCCAGGAGATCTGGCTCCGTACCCGCGTCTGGAGGAGCTGGATCTGAGCGAGAACCTGATCAACACACTGGAGCCCAACGCCTTCGCCAGCCTGCAAGCCCTGCGGACGCTGAGACTCAGAGGAAACCAGCTGAAGCTCGTGCCCATGGGAGCCTTCGCACGGCTGGCCAACCTCACCACACTGGACCTGAGTGAGAACAAGATCGTCATCCTGCTGGACTACACCTTCCAGGACCTGCGCAGTCTCAAGAACCTGGAG GTGGGTGACAATGACCTGGTCTACATCTCTCACAAGGCTTTCTCAGGACTGATCGGTCTGGAAGATCTGACCATCGAGAGATGCAACCTGACTTCTGTATCGGGCCAGACTCTGTCTTACCTGCGTAACCTGGTGACCCTGCGACTGCGGCACCTCAGCATCTCGGCCCTCGAGGACCAGAACTTCCGCAAGCTGTCTGCGCTGAGAGGCCTGGAGATCGACAGCTGGCCGTACCTGGAGTACATCTCTCCGCTGAGCTTCCAGGGTCTCAATCTGTCCTGGCTCTTCATCACCAACACCAACATCAGCTCGGTGCCGTCGGCCTCCTTCAGGAACCTGGCTTACCTGACGGCCCTGAACCTCTCTTACAACCCCATCTCCACGCTCGAGTCCTGGGCCTTTCGAGACCTCATCAG ACTGAAGGAGCTGCACATGGTCAGCACCAACCTGCTCACGGTGGAGCCTCACGCTCTGGGGGGTCTGCGTCAGATTCGGGTCCTGAACCTGTCCAACAATGATCTGGTGACTCTGGAGGAGAGCTCCTTCCACTCGGTCAACAGCCTCGAGACGCTCCGTGTGGACGGGAACCCGCTGTCCTGTGACTGTCGTCTGCTGTGGATCCTGCAGCGCAGGCGCACCTTAAACTTCGACGGGAAGATGCCGGTGTGCGCCGGACCCCCGGAGGTGCAGGGATACCTGCTTAGCATGTTCACCGATTCGGCGTTATTCGACTACTTCACCTGCCAGAAGCCTAAGATCCGCAACCGGAAGCTGCAGCAGGTGACCGCTCACGAAGGCCAGCCGGTGTCGTTCCTGTGCCGCGCCGAAGGCGAGCCGACGCCGGCAATCATCTGGATTTCACCTCAGAGACGGAGGATCACTTCCAAGAGCAATGGCAGGATTACGGTCCTCCCCGGTGGGACGCTAGAGATCCGTTACGCGCAGGTCACGGACAGCGGCACGTACATCTGCATCGCCAGCAACGCCGGCGGAAACGACACCTACTTCGCCACACTGACCGTCAAAGGCCAGCTGGTGGATCCGGGGCTCTTCGCCAACCGCTCGCTGTACGCGGTGGACTTCAACGACACCGGGCTCAACAGCACGCGCGTTTTCCTCAAGTTCACGCTGGATTTAACCACCATCCTGGTGTCCACGGCCATGGGCTGCATCACGTTCCTGGGCGTGGTGCTCTTCTGCTTCCTGCTGCTGTTCGTGTGGAGCCGAGGACGAGGACAGCGCAAGAACAACTTCACCGTGGAGTACTCCTTCAGGAAGACCGAGGGACCCGTGACCACCAGCGCATCCGGAGCCACGCGCAAGTTCAACATGAAGATGATATGA